The proteins below come from a single Sorghum bicolor cultivar BTx623 chromosome 4, Sorghum_bicolor_NCBIv3, whole genome shotgun sequence genomic window:
- the LOC8070612 gene encoding telomere length regulation protein TEL2 homolog isoform X2, translating to MASTRSSSSPSRGAGDGKKRLEALALDRVAEAADAVASAASAGEVVRAIHAVASLLFPVDSEAVAGTVEEPFRSQIVEAVTLSNDERESWRCAFYHGPAFPTMSKILLGRPPTEVIQALVPALSEKEVSKEDHRTFFSNLERLLILCLLDNKGVFQIVVDFTLSNKHGEDTHNPDKTIFVSRVAQLLASVPDKARLGASAALTSPSFFKHVVSQLLAGAEAATIELAADKEANEHCVLSSMFHFVGEVLSRVCRRGSTGILVAELIPKIRNHLHRCVPPDHRAISPEMIQHVCQSQFWFNMVEAMRDQHSIERLTEELLRQLASQHISDEEAYWILWTLFNQSFKRLTVMRAMFVDKFLLWKTFPLCCLRWILHCTVFECPPNSTTEILMQRTPNFFGILQSLISIWSKKEFIQSYSVEQQAYITAAIGLCLEKLTKKELETTKDVLNSILQGVSCRLESPIDLIRKMANAVALTFSKIVDPKNPLYLDDNCCEIVDWDFGVLSLKEIKAPLDAVESKTKPKAHENKRNAIEKKAKAIKHDIPDVRAKIVEINSIDHDQMSDTATNGQFEEECDEESMNMDAHSDSSLEPYDLSDDDTDLQKKFSHLSDLAAALRKPDDPDGVENALNYAEKLVRASPDELRYNSGDLVRALVHVRCSDVAMEGEEDSAEEKRQKALVALLVTCPFESLDVLTKLLYSSSVDIGQRILIIDAMTEAAQELAETKTVKTEQRRGNLITDTSPSWLVPSNIGPPGAGPWREVSEPGTLLSWSHRYEREVPSKSGQLKSGKSRKWGLGKAKDLQVEWSKNRFPLYAAAFMLPVMQGYDKRSHGVDLLNRDFVVLGKLIYMLGICMKSMAMHPEASALAPALLDTIRSRDVSRHAEAYVRRSALFAASCILISLHPSYVASSLIEGNQDISTGLEWIRTWALQVAEADPDTECTSMAMTCLRLHSEMALQTSRALESADHSKTGRAIPSKLDSIILPFGNMM from the exons ATGGCGAGCACGCGAAGCAGCTCATCGCCTTCTCGGGGCGCCGGCGATGGAAAGAAGCGCCTCGAAGCACTGGCCCTGGACAGGGTAGCGGAGGCTGCCGACGCAGTTGCCTCCGCTGCGAGCGCCGGCGAGGTGGTCCGCGCGATTCACGCCGTCGCATCCCTCCTCTTCCCCGTCGACTCTGAGGCCGTCGCCG GTACCGTCGAGGAACCCTTCAGGAGCCAG ATTGTTGAAGCTGTAACCCTCAGCAATGATGAAAGGGAATCTTGGAGGTGTGCCTTTTATCATGGTCCAGCATTTCCTACTATGTCTAAGATATTGCTTGGCA GGCCTCCAACTGAAGTCATTCAAGCTCTTGTTCCAGCGCTATCGGAAAAAGAAGTTTCTAAGGAGGACCATCGTACTTTTTTCTCAAACCTTGAAAG GCTACTGATTCTATGCTTACTTGATAATAAGGGGGTTTTCCAAATTGTTGTGGACTTTACTCTTTCTAATAAGCATGGTGAAGACACTCACAACCCAGATAAAACAATATTCGTATCAAGGGTTGCACAATTACTTGCATCTGTTCCAGATAAAGCAAGATTGGGAGCTTCAGCTGCACTTACATCACC CTCATTCTTCAAGCATGTTGTCAGCCAACTTCTTGCTGGTGCAGAAGCAGCAACTATTGAGTTGGCCGCTGACAAAGAAGCTAATGAACATTGTGTCTTGAGTTCTATGTTCCACTTTGTGGGTGAAGTGCTATCTCGTGTTTGTCGTCGTGGGTCTACTG GTATTTTAGTTGCTGAATTGATTCCTAAGATTCGCAATCACCTACATAGATGTGTGCCACCAGATCATAGGGCCATAAGTCCTGAGATGATCCAGCATGTTTGCCAGTCTCAATTTTGGTTCAATATGGTTGAAGCAATGAGAGATCAGCATTCTATTGAAAGGTTGACAGAAGAGTTGCTGCGTCAACTTGCATCACAGCATATAAGTGATGAAGAGGCTTATTGGATTCTGTGGACCCTCTTTAATCAGAGCTTCAAGCGTTTAACTGTCATGAG GGCGATGTTTGTTGACAAATTTTTGCTCTGGAAAACATTTCCTTTATGCTGCCTGAGATGGATTCTTCACTGCACTGTCTTTGAATGTCCACCAAATTCAACCACAGAAATTCTGATGCAAAGGACGCCAAACTTTTTTGGTATATTGCAAAGTTTGATTAGTATTTGGTCCAAGAAAGAGTTTATTCAGTCATATTCAGTGGAGCAACAAGCTT ATATCACCGCAGCAATTGGATTATGTTTGGAAAAGCTAACAAAAAAAGAATTGGAAACAACTAAAGATGTATTGAATTCTATTCTTCAAGGAGTAAGCT GCAGGTTAGAGAGCCCAATTGATTTAATAAGAAAAATGGCTAATGCTGTTGCATTGACATTCTCCAAAATTGTTGACCCGAAAAATCCTCTGTACCTTGATGACAACTGTTGTGAAATTGTTGATTGGGACTTCGGGGTTCTATCTCTGAAGGAGATTAAAGCCCCATTAGATGCTGTAGAATCTAAAACTAAACCAAAAGCACATGAGAACAAGAGAAATGCAATTGAGAAGAAGGCAAAAGCAATAAAACATGATATTCCAGATGTTAGAGCGAAAATCGTAGAGATCAATTCTATAGATCATGATCAAATGTCTGATACTGCTACGAATGGGCAGTTTGAGGAAGAATGTGATGAGGAAAGCATGAACATGGATGCACACAGTGATTCATCCCTAGAGCCATATGATCTATCAGATGATGACACagatttgcaaaaaaaattcagCCACCTAAGTGATCTTGCAGCAGCACTAAGAAAACCTGATGATCCAGATGGT GTTGAAAATGCTCTTAATTATGCGGAAAAGCTTGTGAGAGCATCACCTGATGAATTACGCTACAACTCTGGTGACCTTGTTAGAGCATTGGTGCATGTTCGCTGTTCTGATGTGGCAATGGAAGGAGAGGAAGATTCTGCGGAAGAAAAGAGACAgaaggcattggttgccttgctgGTAACCTGCCCATTTGAATCTCTAGATGTTCTGACAAAATTGCTATATTCATCTAGTGTGGATATTGGTCAGCGCATTTTGATTATTGATGCTATGACTGAGGCAGCACAGGAGCTTGCTGAAACTAAAACTGTGAAGACAGAacagcgacgtggtaacttgataactgacacttctccttcttggctggTTCCGAGTAATATAGGACCTCCTGGGGCAGGCCCTTGGAGAGAGGTCTCTGAACCAGGAACACTTTTAAGTTGGTCACACCGTTATGAAAGAGAAGTTCCATCTAAATCGGGTCAATTGAAATCAGGAAAATCTCGTAAATGGGGTCTTGGAAAAGCGAAAGACTTGCAGGTTGAGTGGTCTAAAAATAGATTTCCTTTGTATGCCGCTGCTTTTATGCTCCCTGTGATGCAAGGATATGACAAAAGGTCACATGGTGTTGACTTGCTTAATCGGGACTTTGTTGTCCTCGGTAAATTGATATACATGCTTGGTATCTGTATGAAGTCTATGGCCATGCATCCAGAAGCATCAGCTCTAGCTCCTGCTCTTCTTGACACGATAAGATCTAG AGATGTTTCACGACATGCTGAAGCATATGTCAGAAGGTCTGCGTTGTTTGCAGCGTCTTGCATATTGATATCTTTGCATCCGTCATATGTGGCGTCATCTCTTATTGAAGGCAACCAGGACATTTCTACTGGATTAGAGTGGATACGCACATGGGCTCTTCAAGTTGCTGAAGCTGATCCTGATACAGAATGCACATCG ATGGCCATGACCTGCCTCCGGCTCCATTCTGAGATGGCTCTTCAGACATCGCGCGCACTGGAATCAGCAGATCACTCCAAGACTGGCAGAGCCATACCTTCTAAGCTTGACAGCATTATCCTACCATTCGGAAACATGATGTGA
- the LOC8070612 gene encoding telomere length regulation protein TEL2 homolog isoform X1, which yields MASTRSSSSPSRGAGDGKKRLEALALDRVAEAADAVASAASAGEVVRAIHAVASLLFPVDSEAVAGTVEEPFRSQIVEAVTLSNDERESWRCAFYHGPAFPTMSKILLGNVALKWLPKINVSARKEIYDSFFVKGPPTEVIQALVPALSEKEVSKEDHRTFFSNLERLLILCLLDNKGVFQIVVDFTLSNKHGEDTHNPDKTIFVSRVAQLLASVPDKARLGASAALTSPSFFKHVVSQLLAGAEAATIELAADKEANEHCVLSSMFHFVGEVLSRVCRRGSTGILVAELIPKIRNHLHRCVPPDHRAISPEMIQHVCQSQFWFNMVEAMRDQHSIERLTEELLRQLASQHISDEEAYWILWTLFNQSFKRLTVMRAMFVDKFLLWKTFPLCCLRWILHCTVFECPPNSTTEILMQRTPNFFGILQSLISIWSKKEFIQSYSVEQQAYITAAIGLCLEKLTKKELETTKDVLNSILQGVSCRLESPIDLIRKMANAVALTFSKIVDPKNPLYLDDNCCEIVDWDFGVLSLKEIKAPLDAVESKTKPKAHENKRNAIEKKAKAIKHDIPDVRAKIVEINSIDHDQMSDTATNGQFEEECDEESMNMDAHSDSSLEPYDLSDDDTDLQKKFSHLSDLAAALRKPDDPDGVENALNYAEKLVRASPDELRYNSGDLVRALVHVRCSDVAMEGEEDSAEEKRQKALVALLVTCPFESLDVLTKLLYSSSVDIGQRILIIDAMTEAAQELAETKTVKTEQRRGNLITDTSPSWLVPSNIGPPGAGPWREVSEPGTLLSWSHRYEREVPSKSGQLKSGKSRKWGLGKAKDLQVEWSKNRFPLYAAAFMLPVMQGYDKRSHGVDLLNRDFVVLGKLIYMLGICMKSMAMHPEASALAPALLDTIRSRDVSRHAEAYVRRSALFAASCILISLHPSYVASSLIEGNQDISTGLEWIRTWALQVAEADPDTECTSMAMTCLRLHSEMALQTSRALESADHSKTGRAIPSKLDSIILPFGNMM from the exons ATGGCGAGCACGCGAAGCAGCTCATCGCCTTCTCGGGGCGCCGGCGATGGAAAGAAGCGCCTCGAAGCACTGGCCCTGGACAGGGTAGCGGAGGCTGCCGACGCAGTTGCCTCCGCTGCGAGCGCCGGCGAGGTGGTCCGCGCGATTCACGCCGTCGCATCCCTCCTCTTCCCCGTCGACTCTGAGGCCGTCGCCG GTACCGTCGAGGAACCCTTCAGGAGCCAG ATTGTTGAAGCTGTAACCCTCAGCAATGATGAAAGGGAATCTTGGAGGTGTGCCTTTTATCATGGTCCAGCATTTCCTACTATGTCTAAGATATTGCTTGGCA ATGTTGCCTTGAAGTGGTTGCCGAAGATTAATGTCTCTGCAAGGAAAGAGATTTATGATTCATTTTTTGTCAAAGGGCCTCCAACTGAAGTCATTCAAGCTCTTGTTCCAGCGCTATCGGAAAAAGAAGTTTCTAAGGAGGACCATCGTACTTTTTTCTCAAACCTTGAAAG GCTACTGATTCTATGCTTACTTGATAATAAGGGGGTTTTCCAAATTGTTGTGGACTTTACTCTTTCTAATAAGCATGGTGAAGACACTCACAACCCAGATAAAACAATATTCGTATCAAGGGTTGCACAATTACTTGCATCTGTTCCAGATAAAGCAAGATTGGGAGCTTCAGCTGCACTTACATCACC CTCATTCTTCAAGCATGTTGTCAGCCAACTTCTTGCTGGTGCAGAAGCAGCAACTATTGAGTTGGCCGCTGACAAAGAAGCTAATGAACATTGTGTCTTGAGTTCTATGTTCCACTTTGTGGGTGAAGTGCTATCTCGTGTTTGTCGTCGTGGGTCTACTG GTATTTTAGTTGCTGAATTGATTCCTAAGATTCGCAATCACCTACATAGATGTGTGCCACCAGATCATAGGGCCATAAGTCCTGAGATGATCCAGCATGTTTGCCAGTCTCAATTTTGGTTCAATATGGTTGAAGCAATGAGAGATCAGCATTCTATTGAAAGGTTGACAGAAGAGTTGCTGCGTCAACTTGCATCACAGCATATAAGTGATGAAGAGGCTTATTGGATTCTGTGGACCCTCTTTAATCAGAGCTTCAAGCGTTTAACTGTCATGAG GGCGATGTTTGTTGACAAATTTTTGCTCTGGAAAACATTTCCTTTATGCTGCCTGAGATGGATTCTTCACTGCACTGTCTTTGAATGTCCACCAAATTCAACCACAGAAATTCTGATGCAAAGGACGCCAAACTTTTTTGGTATATTGCAAAGTTTGATTAGTATTTGGTCCAAGAAAGAGTTTATTCAGTCATATTCAGTGGAGCAACAAGCTT ATATCACCGCAGCAATTGGATTATGTTTGGAAAAGCTAACAAAAAAAGAATTGGAAACAACTAAAGATGTATTGAATTCTATTCTTCAAGGAGTAAGCT GCAGGTTAGAGAGCCCAATTGATTTAATAAGAAAAATGGCTAATGCTGTTGCATTGACATTCTCCAAAATTGTTGACCCGAAAAATCCTCTGTACCTTGATGACAACTGTTGTGAAATTGTTGATTGGGACTTCGGGGTTCTATCTCTGAAGGAGATTAAAGCCCCATTAGATGCTGTAGAATCTAAAACTAAACCAAAAGCACATGAGAACAAGAGAAATGCAATTGAGAAGAAGGCAAAAGCAATAAAACATGATATTCCAGATGTTAGAGCGAAAATCGTAGAGATCAATTCTATAGATCATGATCAAATGTCTGATACTGCTACGAATGGGCAGTTTGAGGAAGAATGTGATGAGGAAAGCATGAACATGGATGCACACAGTGATTCATCCCTAGAGCCATATGATCTATCAGATGATGACACagatttgcaaaaaaaattcagCCACCTAAGTGATCTTGCAGCAGCACTAAGAAAACCTGATGATCCAGATGGT GTTGAAAATGCTCTTAATTATGCGGAAAAGCTTGTGAGAGCATCACCTGATGAATTACGCTACAACTCTGGTGACCTTGTTAGAGCATTGGTGCATGTTCGCTGTTCTGATGTGGCAATGGAAGGAGAGGAAGATTCTGCGGAAGAAAAGAGACAgaaggcattggttgccttgctgGTAACCTGCCCATTTGAATCTCTAGATGTTCTGACAAAATTGCTATATTCATCTAGTGTGGATATTGGTCAGCGCATTTTGATTATTGATGCTATGACTGAGGCAGCACAGGAGCTTGCTGAAACTAAAACTGTGAAGACAGAacagcgacgtggtaacttgataactgacacttctccttcttggctggTTCCGAGTAATATAGGACCTCCTGGGGCAGGCCCTTGGAGAGAGGTCTCTGAACCAGGAACACTTTTAAGTTGGTCACACCGTTATGAAAGAGAAGTTCCATCTAAATCGGGTCAATTGAAATCAGGAAAATCTCGTAAATGGGGTCTTGGAAAAGCGAAAGACTTGCAGGTTGAGTGGTCTAAAAATAGATTTCCTTTGTATGCCGCTGCTTTTATGCTCCCTGTGATGCAAGGATATGACAAAAGGTCACATGGTGTTGACTTGCTTAATCGGGACTTTGTTGTCCTCGGTAAATTGATATACATGCTTGGTATCTGTATGAAGTCTATGGCCATGCATCCAGAAGCATCAGCTCTAGCTCCTGCTCTTCTTGACACGATAAGATCTAG AGATGTTTCACGACATGCTGAAGCATATGTCAGAAGGTCTGCGTTGTTTGCAGCGTCTTGCATATTGATATCTTTGCATCCGTCATATGTGGCGTCATCTCTTATTGAAGGCAACCAGGACATTTCTACTGGATTAGAGTGGATACGCACATGGGCTCTTCAAGTTGCTGAAGCTGATCCTGATACAGAATGCACATCG ATGGCCATGACCTGCCTCCGGCTCCATTCTGAGATGGCTCTTCAGACATCGCGCGCACTGGAATCAGCAGATCACTCCAAGACTGGCAGAGCCATACCTTCTAAGCTTGACAGCATTATCCTACCATTCGGAAACATGATGTGA
- the LOC8070613 gene encoding putative cyclin-F2-1 gives METMDPFAYELLSQPLPPGFDPVSGCIDGGSGGYDAMDMEQLDNYFRAIGVLPPLPPANSHVQPAPAASSYDDDDDIDASLRAMETDARHRPSPSSIDPAARAALVPWMHDFARHFGVGQDALHRAVSYADRFLSARAADDDIHHVDYQLRLLGAAAVYAASKYEDSGTAPRRMNARDIAASCGFAASRDVLDAERAVLAALGYRLGGPTAHTFVEHFTRRHVGGQEVRRMAHAIADSSLMFDHRCCCCLKLLPSAVAAAAILLARMCLEPAPHDREQVRRWSRELEGMTGYKPMDVYDGLECMYGMLPEDPGFDISPLLFADPS, from the coding sequence ATGGAGACCATGGATCCCTTCGCCTACGAGCTTCTCAGTCAACCGCTGCCCCCCGGCTTCGATCCAGTCTCCGGCTGCAtcgacggcggcagcggcggctacGACGCCATGGACATGGAGCAGCTGGACAACTACTTCCGCGCCATCGGAGTCCTCCCTCCGCTTCCGCCCGCCAATTCCCACGTCCAGCCGGCGCCCGCAGCTTCGTCctacgacgatgacgacgacatCGACGCCAGCCTCCGGGCCATGGAGACAGACGCCAGGCACCGGCCCTCGCCGAGCTCCATCGACCCGGCGGCGCGTGCGGCACTGGTCCCGTGGATGCACGACTTCGCCCGGCACTTCGGCGTCGGCCAGGACGCGCTCCACCGCGCCGTCAGCTACGCCGACCGTTTCCTCTCGGCGAGAGCCGCCGACGACGACATCCACCACGTCGACTACCAGCTCCGTCTCCTGGGCGCGGCGGCGGTCTACGCCGCGTCCAAGTACGAGGACAGCGGCACCGCGCCGAGGAGGATGAACGCGAGGGACATCGCCGCCAGCTGCGGGTTCGCGGCGAGCCGGGATGTGCTGGACGCGGAGCGCGCCGTGCTCGCGGCGCTCGGGTACCGGCTCGGCGGCCCCACGGCGCACACGTTCGTGGAGCACTTCACGAGGCGGCACGTCGGCGGGCAGGAGGTGCGGCGGATGGCGCACGCCATCGCCGACTCGTCGCTGATGTTCGAccaccgctgctgctgctgcctgaaGCTCCTGCCGTccgcggtggcggcggccgcgATCCTGCTCGCGAGGATGTGCCTGGAGCCGGCGCCGCACGACCGCGAGCAGGTGCGGAGGTGGAGCAGGGAGCTCGAGGGGATGACAGGGTACAAGCCCATGGACGTGTACGACGGACTGGAATGCATGTACGGCATGTTGCCTGAGGATCCTGGCTTCGACATCTCTCCGTTGCTCTTCGCGGATCCGAGCTAG
- the LOC8070614 gene encoding uncharacterized protein LOC8070614 — MAPQSSCRGGEDQTLASSAAAFPRPPALAPAPVVKTTTTTVADLTDVILQAILLRLTPADLLRAALACHRWRRAATRVLPRVPPLLGYFFHPRNPAKPPPKPTTDKTHYPAVFLPLDASSPRLSLDLTTGAASSLSIQDVHLGLVLLLPLSRPKSLLPRILVVDPASRRRVLLPPPPRDDALPDDRWRRDRCVIGVAVLARAHPTRLTFDAVCLTIDGDRPRAWVASVREGNCAWRALPRAEGVVVDFDPWCFEARCVHAAGNIYWHICNSSRRLLQLDPCTLEFSFMPVPAALGDCFNKYRIGETPEDGRLCMASIIGEESLQIWVRGEASRSDRGWLLEREICMTKVLDTVPGLPKDSMMRMLCTWLSDMDYARTGKVFICTWGYGRYAFHLETGKLERLVMKDGKEHGNPIYAYTLAWPPEFLTPRN; from the coding sequence ATGGCGCCCCAAAGCAGCTGCCGAGGCGGCGAGGACCAAACCCTAGCGTCCTCCGCTGCCGCTTTCCCTCGCCCCCCGGCGTTGGCGCCTGCGCCGGTGgtgaagacgacgacgacgacggtcgCCGACCTCACGGACGTCATCCTCCAGGccatcctcctccgcctcacCCCCGCCGACCTCCTCCGCGCGGCGCTCGCCTGCCACCGCTGGCGCCGCGCAGCCACCCGCGTCCTCCCACGCGTGCCGCCGCTCCTCGGCTACTTCTTCCACCCCAGGAACCCCGCCAAGCCGCCCCCCAAGCCGACGACGGACAAGACCCACTACCCTGCCGTCTTTCTCccgctcgacgcctcctcccCGCGCCTCTCCCTCGACCTCACCACGGGCGCTGCCAGCAGCCTCTCCATCCAGGACGTCCACCtcggcctcgtcctcctcctcccgctCTCGCGCCCCAAGTCGCTCCTGCCCCGCATCCTCGTCGTCGACCCGGCGTCGCGCCGCCGCGTCCTGCTCCCGCCGccaccgcgcgacgacgcgcTGCCTGACGATCGCTGGCGCCGCGACAGGTGCGTCATCGGCGTCGCCGTTCTCGCGCGCGCGCACCCCACCAGGCTCACCTTCGACGCCGTCTGCCTCACCATCGACGGCGACCGCCCGCGCGCCTGGGTCGCGTCCGTCCGCGAAGGCAACTGCGCCTGGCGCGCGTTGCCGAGGGCCGAGGGGGTCGTCGTGGACTTCGACCCGTGGTGCTTCGAGGCCCGCTGCGTCCACGCCGCTGGGAACATCTACTGGCACATCTGCAACTCCAGCCGCCGCTTACTCCAGCTGGATCCTTGCACGCTGGAGTTCTCGTTCATGCCCGTGCCTGCTGCCCTGGGGGATTGCTTCAACAAGTACCGCATTGGAGAGACGCCGGAGGACGGTCGTCTGTGCATGGCATCGATCATTGGCGAAGAAAGTCTGCAGATTTGGGTGCGTGGAGAGGCCAGTAGGAGTGACAGGGGGTGGTTGCTAGAGAGGGAGATTTGCATGACCAAAGTGCTCGATACTGTGCCTGGGCTACCCAAGGACAGCATGATGCGGATGCTTTGCACCTGGCTCAGCGACATGGACTATGCCCGCACCGGGAAGGTGTTCATCTGTACATGGGGATATGGGCGCTACGCCTTCCATCTGGAGACTGGCAAGCTGGAGCGCTTGGTGATGAAAGATGGCAAGGAGCATGGAAACCCTATCTATGCCTACACCTTGGCCTGGCCGCCTGAGTTCCTCACTCCAAGAAACTGA
- the LOC110434917 gene encoding protein HHL1, chloroplastic, giving the protein MEVVGGVSLRPSPAPARIRRTTLSCVDVGRRLVLRPAGAPLGQLPARRALVVEARGRSWSERQMQQQRRMPQLPKIEDDGNPRFVIFIRTANVYFWYPLNIITGGTTAKIMLAAKDNFLGKYIYKDTLARNLAAVIYKDEDEIIDTAKEQYRVLKTENEFRYGYKVVEKGNIRSALTTSNVIELPKKDELKTVVDKVKDFFGDVTAGAKESFAQITGSAVSKEEEEAENKEKFRSKRRKKQRKSKEGLKTEK; this is encoded by the exons ATGGAGGTGGTGGGCGGCGTTTCGCTGAGGCCGTCGCCAGCGCCGGCGCGTATCCGACGGACCACCCTGTCATGCGTCGACGTAGGCCGACGCCTCGTTCTCAGGCCCGCAGGGGCGCCGCTGGGCCAGCTGCCGGCGAGGCGCGCGCTGGTAGTGGAGGCCCGGGGGAGGAGCTGGTCGGAACGGCAgatgcagcagcagcggcgCATGCCGCAGCTGCCCAAGATCGAGGACGACGGCAACCCGCGATTCGTCATCTTCATCCGCACCGCCAAT GTCTACTTCTGGTACCCGCTCAACATCATCACGGGCGGGACGACGGCGAAGATCATGCTTGCTGCTAAGGACAACTTCCTCGGCAAGTACATCTACAAGGACACGCTCGCCAGGAACCTCGCTGCCGTCATTTACAAA GATGAGGATGAGATTATAGACACAGCAAAAGAGCAGTACCGTGTGCTCAAGACCGAAAATGAGTTTCGGTATGGCTACAAAGTTGTG GAGAAAGGGAACATAAGGTCTGCTCTGACGACAAGCAATGTGATTGAA CTTCCAAAGAAAGACGAGCTCAAAACTGTGGTTGACAAGGTGAAGGACTTCTTTGGCGATGTAACTGCTGGCGCCAAAGAATCCTTTGCGCAGATAACCGGGTCTGCTGTCAgcaaagaggaagaggaagcagaAAACAAAGAGAAGTTCCGCTCCAAGAGGCGAAAGAAGCAGCGGAAGTCGAAGGAGGGCCTCA AGACGGAGAAATGA
- the LOC8056487 gene encoding probable protein phosphatase 2C 21 — protein MGAASSYPAESDFNFEGETSRFKYGVHCMRGRRQKMEDTFSAIADLDGTSSTSFFGVYDGHGGSDISSYCAKQFHVEVLKHPEYLDSPVNSLQSVFFRMDELIEQSDEWREKVNPGGCTSCLKNGVWPFNQWPFNTEYGSEGSTACVVLIRDNEIIVGNVGDSQCLLFVNGQTMVLTQCHVPCDVDESERIRYSGGYLISDCWKIRNPEHRAGGLVALNNPPFVTLPISRSIGDSVFKQNKSLLPKDQIVTCEPRMKTVEITEDTEFLVIASNGIWKWLTHERIVQTIRPYLLEGETDLRFICKQVCIAAANSCVMRDDMSIILVQFKKHAKSTEDKDHH, from the exons ATGGGTGCAGCTAGTAGTTATCCGGCAGAAtctgatttcaattttgagggTGAGACTTCTCGGTTTAAGTATGGAGTACACTGCATGCGGGGCAGGCGCCAGAAAATGGAGGATACT TTTTCAGCTATTGCTGATCTGGATGGTACCAGCTCAACATCATTCTTTGGTGTTTATGATGGCCATGGAG gaTCGGACATATCAAGTTATTGTGCAAAACAATTTCATGTTGAGGTTCTAAAACATCCAGAATATCTTGATTCTCCTGTCAATTCACTGCAGAGTGTATTCTTCAG AATGGATGAGCTTATAGAACAATCAGATGAATGGAGGGAGAAAGTTAATCCTGGTGGATGTACATCATGCCTCAAGAATGGTGTATGGCCTTTCAACCAATGGCCATTTAACACG GAATATGGATCTGAAGGAAGCACGGCATGTGTGGTTCTTATTAGAGACAATGAGATTATTGTGGGAAACGTCGGTGACTCTCAGTGCTTACTCTTTGTGAACGGACAG ACAATGGTGTTGACCCAGTGTCATGTACCATGTGATGTGGATGAAAGTGAGAGGATTCGATACAGTGGAGGATATTTGATCAGTGATTGCTGGAAGATCAGAAACCCTGAGCATAGGGCAGGAGGACTAGTAGCACTGAACAACCCTCCTTTTGTGACAttgcctatatcaagatcaatcg gtgattctgtctttaagcagAACAAAAGTTTGCTTCCTAAGGATCAAATTGTGACTTGTGAACCTAGGATGAAAACT GTGGAGATTACTGAGGATACTGAATTTCTTGTTATAGCAAGTAATGGGATATG GAAGTGGTTGACACATGAGCGGATCGTCCAGACGATTCGCCCATATCTCTTAGAA GGGGAGACTGACCTGCGATTTatctgcaaacaagtttgcattGCTGCTGCTAACAGTTGTGTAATGAGAGACGATATGAGTATTATTCTGGTTCAGTTCAAGAAGCATGCTAAGTCAACCGAAGACAAGGATCATCACTAG